Within the Pseudomonas guangdongensis genome, the region CCGGAGGGCTGGTGCAGGGTCTGGCCGCCCTCCGCGCCGCCGAGCATCTCGTTCCTGATGCGGATGTTGGCGAAGGTGCCGCGTATCATCACCTCATGGTTGCCGCGCCGCGCGCCGTAGGAGTTGAAGTCCTCGGGCGCCACGCCCAGGCTCTGCAGGTACAGCCCCGCCGGCGAGCTGGCCTTGATGTTGCCGGCCGGGGAGATGTGGTCGGTGGTGATCGAGTCGCCGAACAGGGCGAGGATGCGGGCGCCTTCGATGTCCGTGGCAGGTGGCTCCGGGCGCTCGATGCCGGCGAAGAACGGTGGGCGGCGGATATAGGTGGAGTTCGGCTGCCAGGGATAGGTCGCGCCGGCGCCGCTGGTGATGCCCTGCCAGGCGGCATCGCCCTCGAACACCCGGGCGTATTCGCGGCGAAACATGCCCTCCTCCACGGCGCGTACGGCCTGGGCGACCTCGGCGTCGCTGGGCCAGATGTCGCGCAGGTACACCGGCTGGCCGTCGCGGCCGTGACCCAGCGGTTCGCGGTTCAGGTCGATGCGCGTGGTGCCGGCCAGGGCGAAGGCCACCACCAGCGGCGGCGAGGCCAGCCAGTTGGCCTTGACCTGCGGGTGGACCCGCCCTTCGAAGTTGCGGTTGCCGGACAGCACCGCGCTGACGATCAGTTCATGGACATTGATGCACTCGGCGATCGCGGTCGGCAGCGGGCCGGAGTTACCGATGCAGGTGGTGCAGCCGTAGCCGACCAGATTGAAGCCGAGCCGGTCCAGATAGGAGCTGAGGCCGGCCTTGGCCAGGTAGTCGCTGACGACCCGCGAGCCGGGTGCCAGCGAGGACTTCACCCAAGGGCGGCGCGTCAGGCCGCGCTCGACCGCTTTCTTCGCCAGCAGGCCGGCGGCCATCAGCACGCCGGGGTTGGAGGTGTTGGTGCAGGAGGTGATGGCGGCGATCACCACGTCACCGTGGCGCAGGCGCTGCTCGCTGCCGGCGACGGCGAAGTCCTGCTGCAGTTCGGCCTGGCGCCCTTCCAGGACCAGCAGGTTGTCGAACTGCGTGCGGATGTCCTCCAGCGCCACGCGATCCTGCGGGCGCTTCGGGCCGGCCAGCGAAGGGCGGATGGCGGACAGATCCAGCTCCAGCACCTCGCTGAACAGCGGCTCGGGCTGGCCGGTTTCGCGCCACAGGCCCTGGGCGCGGCAGTAGGCCTCGATCAGCGCGAGACGCTGCGGGTCGCGGCCGGTCAGGCGCAGGTAGTCGAGGGTCTGCCCGTCGACCGGGAAGAAGCCGCAGGTAGCGCCGTACTCCGGTGCCATGTTGGCGAGGGTGGCGCGATCGGCGAGGGGCAGGTGGTCGAGCCCCGGGCCGCAGAACTCGACGAACTTGCCCACCACGCCATGCCGGCGCAGCCGCTCGGTGACGGTCAGCACCAGATCGGTGGCGGTGACGCCTTCGCCCAGCCGGCCGACCAGGCGCATGCCGACCACCTCGGGAATCAGCATCGACAGCGGCTGGCCGAGCATCACGGCTTCGGCCTCGATGCCGCCGACGCCCCAGCCGAGCACGCCAAGGGCATTGATCATGGTGGTGTGCGAGTCGGTGCCGACCAGAGTGTCCGGGTAGGCCCAGGTGCGCTCGCCGTCGGCCTGGCTGCAGACCACCTGGGCCAGATACTCCAGGTTGACCTGATGGCAGATGCCGGTGCCCGGCGGCACCACGCGAAAATTGGCGAAGGCCTGCTGCCCCCAGCGCAGGAAGGCATAGCGCTCGTGATTGCGCCGCATCTCGATGGCCACGTTGGCGGCGAAGGCGTCCGGCGCGGCGAAGCGGTCGACCATCACCGAGTGGTCGATGACCAGATCGACCGGCGACAGCGGATTGATGGCCAGGGGATCGCCGCCGGCGGCGGCCATGGCATCGCGCATCGCCGCCAGATCGACCACGCCGGGCACGCCGGTGAGGTCCTGCATCAACACCCGTGCCGGGCGGAATTGGATCTCCTGGCTGGAGTGGCGTTTGGGCAGCCAGGCGAGCAGCGCCCGACAGTCGTCGGCGACGATGCTGTGGCCGTCTTCGTTGCGCAGCAGGTTTTCCAGCAGCACGCGCAGGGAGAAGGGCAGGCGGCTGCTGTCGCCCAGCCGCGCGTTGGCAGCGGCAAGGCTGCAATGGGTGTAGGTGTGCCCGCCCACCTGCAGCGGGCGAAGGCAGTGGAAACTGTCCGGGTGAGCCATGGCGCGATCCTCCCAGTCGTCATGCGAGCCGCGGCTGGCGCCGGGTGCGCTGCGTGTCGTCCCGGCCGCGCAGCAGGGCGCCGGCGCGGACTGGAAAGGCAAGCCTAGCCCGGTGCAGGGCGCGGCGCCCGTGCGGCGGATGACCGGCGCGCGACTTTGCGCGACAATGCCGGCCCGTTATCCGCCGGCCCCGTTCGTGAGAGTTCCATGACCCAGCAACCCGACGCCGTTCTCGATGCCACCGGCCTGCACTGCCCCGAGCCGGTGATGATGCTGCACAACAAGGTGCGCGACCTGCCGGCCGGCGGCCTGCTCAAGGTGATCGCCACCGACCCCTCGACCCGTCGCGACATTCCCAAGTTCTGCCTGTTCCTCGGCCACGAGCTACTGGAACAGCAGGAAGAGGCGGGCACCTACCTGTACTGGATCCGCAAGAAGCTCGACTGATATGCACTGCCCGGCAGGCGCACGCGCGCTTGTCGGGGAAGGCTCTACGCCGAGTCCGTGGCCGGCCTAGCGCCGGCTTGCGTCCCAGCCGCTCTGTCCCGGCGCCAGCTGGCAGCGGCGCAGGCTGTCCTGCCAGGCCTGCACGTGGCGCTGGCTGGCGGCGTTCAGCCCGCTCCATAGCGAGTGCTCGGTGCCGGCCAGTGCCAGCAGGTAGTCGCGGCTGGCGCTCGGGATGCCGGGGGCGCCGGCCAGCCGCCGCAGGGCGGCGCTCCAGCGCTGCCCGCGCTGATGAACCGTGGCCAGATAGGGCTGCAACTGCCCGGCGTAGTATTTGACGAACAGGTTCTGCATGAGCCGCCCGCGTGGCGTCGGCCGGCCCTGTGGGCACAGCGGGCGCGTGGCCTGACGTCGCTCCAGCAGCTCGCTGCCGGCCTCCAGCGTAGCTGTCAGGCGCTGCAGGCTGGTGATCAGCTCTGGGCCGCCGGAGCTGGCGTGCAGGGCGAAGAACAGTTCGTCCAGGGCCTCCGGCGCCGGTGGCAGGGCTGCCGGCAAGTGCGTGCCGATCTCTGCCAGGCGTTCGAGGGCGAGCAGCGCGGCCTCGTCGCCGGGGGCCTCGGGCGCCAGCGCGCGCGGGGCGAAGCGTAGGTACTGCTCGACCTCGGGGCCGGCGTTGACGGCGTTCCAGAATACCGCCGGGAGCTGCTCGCGCTTGGCTGCCAGCAGCGCCTGCAGGGTGTCGCGGGTTGCGGCGTCGGCGGGGCGCGCCAGCACCGGCAGACAGTCCTGCAGCGCCGCGATCAGCTGCCCTTCGTAGCCCAGACGGCGACTGGCGACCATCTGCTTGCCCAGGCTGTTGTTGCGCTCGGCGATCAGTTGCTGCAAACGCGGGCAGCGATGCATGTCGATCAGCAGGTCGAGCAGGCCGATACGCAGCTCCGGCGTCGCCAGCAGGCGCTCGCGGCGTGGCGGCATGCGCCACTGTTCCAGACTGGCGGGCGGTGCGGCCGCAAGGTCGAGTTCCAGGCCGTTGGCCAGGCGGGCGAGATAGTCGTCCTGCAGCGCCTGGCCCGGATCTCCCGGCTGGCACGCGGCCAGCAGCAGGAGCAGGGCGAGCAGGACGCCGCGCCGCATCTCAGCGGCTCCGGGCGGCGCGGATGCTGCGCCGCGCGCAGCCGCTCAGGCGCCAGCCGAGCAGGAGCGCGGCGCAGGTCAGGCCGACCACCAGGCCCTGCCACAGCCCGGCGGGGCCGCTGGGCTGTCCCAGCCAGTCGCTCAGGCCCAACGCATAGCCGACCGGTAGGCCGATACCCCAGTAGGCCAGCAGGGTGATCAGCATGGTCACGCGGGTGTCCTGATAGCCGCGCAGGGCGCCGGCGGCGGTCACCTGGATGGCGTCGGAGAACTGGAACAGCGCCGAGTAGACGATCAGGCCCGCGGCCAGGGCGACCACCTGCGGGTCGCTGGTGTACAGGCGGGCGATGGCCTCGCGCAGCGGCAGCATCAGGCTCGCCGAGCAGCAGGCGTAGGCCAGCGCTAGCAGCATCGCGGTGCCGGCGGCGAAGCGCGCATCGCGCGGCGCGCCGCGCCCGAGGGCCTGGCCGACCCGTACGGTGGCGGCCATCGCCAGCGAGTAGGGGATCATGAAGATCATCGAGGAGAAGTTCAGCGCGATCTGGTGGCCGGCGACCACGGTGGCGCCGAGGCTGCCGATCAGCAGGGCGATCACCGAGAAGATGCTGGCCTCGGCGAACACCGAGATGCCGATCGGCAGGCCGACGCCCAGCAGCGGGCGCATCGCCGCCGGCTGCGGCGCCTCGAAGCGGGTGAACAACTGGCTGCTGCGGTACACCGGCGCCCAGCGCACCCACAGCAGCATGCCGCCGAGTAGGAACCACATCACCAGCGCGGTGGCCCAGCCGCAGCCGACACCGCCCATGGCCGGTACGCCCAGCTTGCCGTAGATGAACACGTAGTTGGCCGGGATGTTCAGCAGCAGGCCGAGCATGCCGAGCACCATGCTCGGCCGCGTGCGCCCCAGGCCGTCGCTGAAGCAGCGCAGTACCTGATAGAGGGCGACGGCGGGGAAGCCGACAGCAACCGCCTGCAGGTAGCCCATCGCCGGATCGATCAGCGCCGCATCCACCTGCATCATCTGCAGCAGAGGGCGTGCGCCCCACAGTAAGCCGCCTGCCAGCAGGCCGACCAGCAGGCCCAGCCACAGCCCCTGGCGGACCAGCGGGCCGATGCGCGCGAAGTCGCCGGCGCCGGCATGGCGGGCGACCTTGGCGGTGACGGCCATCAGGATGCCGGTCATCAGCAGGAACACCGGCACCCAGATCGAGTTGCCCAGTGCCACGGCAGCCAGGTCGTGGGCGCTGACCCGGCCGGCCATCAGGGTATCGACGAAGCCCATGGCGGTGTGCGCCAGCTGGGCGATGATGATCGGCACGGCCAGGCCCAGCAGGGTGCGGAGTTCGCGGAGGGTACGGCGCGGGCGGGAGAGTGCGGGGGTGGTACTGGGAATGGACATCGTGGGGCCTCGACAAGCAGCGGCCAGTCTACGCCGGGGCTTGCGACGCGGCCAGCGGCAGCTGCCGTGGCGCGGCGAAACTGCGCTAGAGTGACGGCATTTCTGCACCGGAGCCCTGCCCATGCGCCTGCTGGCCGACGAGAACATCCCCCTGCTCGATCCCTTCTTCGCCGCCTTCGGCGAAATTCGCCGGCTGCCCGGTCGCGGCATCGACCGTACGGCGCTGGCCGATGTCGACGCGCTGTTGGTGCGCTCGGTGACCCGGGTCGATCACGCCTTGCTGGAAGGCACGCCGGTGCGTTTCGTCGGCACCTGCACCATCGGCACCGACCATCTGGATCTCGACTATTTCGCCGAGGCCGGCATCGCTTGGTCCAGCGCGCCGGGCTGCAACGCCCGCGGGGTGGTCGACTACGTGCTGGGCGCCGTGCTGGCCCTGGCCGAGCGCAGCGGCGCCGATCCGGCGCAGCGCACCTACGGCGTGGTCGGCGCCGGACAGGTGGGTGGGCGGCTGGTCGAGGTGCTGCGCGGACTCGGCTGGCAGGTGCTGGTCTGCGACCCGCTGCGGGCGGTGCGCGAAGAGGGCGACTTCGTCGATCTGGAAGAGATCGTTGAGCGCTGCGATGCGATCAGCCTGCATACGCCGCTGCAGCGCGATGGCGCGCACGCCACCTGGCACCTGCTCGATGCCGAGCGCCTGCGCCGCCTGCGGCCGGGCTGCTGGCTGATCAACGCCAGCCGCGGCGCGGTGATCGACAATGCCGCGCTCAAGGCCCATCTACAGGCCGGTGTCGATCTGCAGGTGGTGCTGGACGTCTGGGAGGG harbors:
- the acnA gene encoding aconitate hydratase AcnA; translated protein: MAHPDSFHCLRPLQVGGHTYTHCSLAAANARLGDSSRLPFSLRVLLENLLRNEDGHSIVADDCRALLAWLPKRHSSQEIQFRPARVLMQDLTGVPGVVDLAAMRDAMAAAGGDPLAINPLSPVDLVIDHSVMVDRFAAPDAFAANVAIEMRRNHERYAFLRWGQQAFANFRVVPPGTGICHQVNLEYLAQVVCSQADGERTWAYPDTLVGTDSHTTMINALGVLGWGVGGIEAEAVMLGQPLSMLIPEVVGMRLVGRLGEGVTATDLVLTVTERLRRHGVVGKFVEFCGPGLDHLPLADRATLANMAPEYGATCGFFPVDGQTLDYLRLTGRDPQRLALIEAYCRAQGLWRETGQPEPLFSEVLELDLSAIRPSLAGPKRPQDRVALEDIRTQFDNLLVLEGRQAELQQDFAVAGSEQRLRHGDVVIAAITSCTNTSNPGVLMAAGLLAKKAVERGLTRRPWVKSSLAPGSRVVSDYLAKAGLSSYLDRLGFNLVGYGCTTCIGNSGPLPTAIAECINVHELIVSAVLSGNRNFEGRVHPQVKANWLASPPLVVAFALAGTTRIDLNREPLGHGRDGQPVYLRDIWPSDAEVAQAVRAVEEGMFRREYARVFEGDAAWQGITSGAGATYPWQPNSTYIRRPPFFAGIERPEPPATDIEGARILALFGDSITTDHISPAGNIKASSPAGLYLQSLGVAPEDFNSYGARRGNHEVMIRGTFANIRIRNEMLGGAEGGQTLHQPSGERLSIFEAAQRYQAAGVPLLVVAGKEYGTGSSRDWAAKGTRLLGVRAVLAESFERIHRANLVGMGVLPLQFLPGQNRRSLALDGSERLSIRGLTGDLAPRQQLIVELHRTDGGEERFAVTCRIDTRIEAEYFRAGGILRHVLRQLLAR
- the tusA gene encoding sulfurtransferase TusA, which produces MTQQPDAVLDATGLHCPEPVMMLHNKVRDLPAGGLLKVIATDPSTRRDIPKFCLFLGHELLEQQEEAGTYLYWIRKKLD
- a CDS encoding DUF3080 family protein, whose protein sequence is MRRGVLLALLLLLAACQPGDPGQALQDDYLARLANGLELDLAAAPPASLEQWRMPPRRERLLATPELRIGLLDLLIDMHRCPRLQQLIAERNNSLGKQMVASRRLGYEGQLIAALQDCLPVLARPADAATRDTLQALLAAKREQLPAVFWNAVNAGPEVEQYLRFAPRALAPEAPGDEAALLALERLAEIGTHLPAALPPAPEALDELFFALHASSGGPELITSLQRLTATLEAGSELLERRQATRPLCPQGRPTPRGRLMQNLFVKYYAGQLQPYLATVHQRGQRWSAALRRLAGAPGIPSASRDYLLALAGTEHSLWSGLNAASQRHVQAWQDSLRRCQLAPGQSGWDASRR
- a CDS encoding MATE family efflux transporter; the protein is MSIPSTTPALSRPRRTLRELRTLLGLAVPIIIAQLAHTAMGFVDTLMAGRVSAHDLAAVALGNSIWVPVFLLMTGILMAVTAKVARHAGAGDFARIGPLVRQGLWLGLLVGLLAGGLLWGARPLLQMMQVDAALIDPAMGYLQAVAVGFPAVALYQVLRCFSDGLGRTRPSMVLGMLGLLLNIPANYVFIYGKLGVPAMGGVGCGWATALVMWFLLGGMLLWVRWAPVYRSSQLFTRFEAPQPAAMRPLLGVGLPIGISVFAEASIFSVIALLIGSLGATVVAGHQIALNFSSMIFMIPYSLAMAATVRVGQALGRGAPRDARFAAGTAMLLALAYACCSASLMLPLREAIARLYTSDPQVVALAAGLIVYSALFQFSDAIQVTAAGALRGYQDTRVTMLITLLAYWGIGLPVGYALGLSDWLGQPSGPAGLWQGLVVGLTCAALLLGWRLSGCARRSIRAARSR
- the pdxB gene encoding 4-phosphoerythronate dehydrogenase PdxB gives rise to the protein MRLLADENIPLLDPFFAAFGEIRRLPGRGIDRTALADVDALLVRSVTRVDHALLEGTPVRFVGTCTIGTDHLDLDYFAEAGIAWSSAPGCNARGVVDYVLGAVLALAERSGADPAQRTYGVVGAGQVGGRLVEVLRGLGWQVLVCDPLRAVREEGDFVDLEEIVERCDAISLHTPLQRDGAHATWHLLDAERLRRLRPGCWLINASRGAVIDNAALKAHLQAGVDLQVVLDVWEGEPQVDPELAALCRLATPHIAGYSLDGKLRGTEQIYRAFCAWRGVPAAVRLETLLPPPWLGELALHGDADPAWALATLCRAVYDPRSDDAAFRRSLLGSAEARRAGFDLLRKHYPPRREIPGLTVRVAEGAAAPALRRQLAALGVRLG